One part of the Xylanivirga thermophila genome encodes these proteins:
- a CDS encoding phosphatase PAP2 family protein yields MNRVKKFIRGHSHFYLLFIFVPLLMWFSYCEKNIVPEYILHTALDNKIPFIKVFIIPYVIWYFYVAFGLIYTGINSKEAFYRLLIFISGGMAVCYILYMLFPNGQDLRPDITETDMLSRAIKFLYTIDTPTNVCPSIHVFNSIGVDAALRNLYAFSNNKKKISFFLMISICLSTIFVKQHSIIDVIYGTLLAAIFYIPLYAIPNIKLYKSYNKKFYSLLDIFKIAVNYKPFPYD; encoded by the coding sequence ATGAACCGTGTAAAAAAATTTATACGTGGACATAGCCACTTTTACCTGCTCTTTATTTTTGTTCCACTATTAATGTGGTTTTCATATTGTGAAAAGAATATTGTACCTGAATATATACTCCATACCGCCCTTGATAATAAGATACCTTTTATAAAAGTATTTATAATACCATATGTCATATGGTACTTTTACGTAGCCTTTGGCCTTATATATACAGGCATAAATTCAAAAGAGGCCTTTTATAGACTTTTAATCTTTATATCAGGTGGCATGGCTGTATGCTACATATTATATATGCTATTCCCAAATGGTCAGGATTTAAGACCAGATATTACCGAAACGGATATGCTATCAAGGGCAATAAAATTTTTATATACTATAGACACACCTACAAATGTATGCCCAAGCATCCATGTTTTCAATTCCATTGGAGTGGATGCGGCACTGCGTAATCTATATGCTTTTAGCAATAATAAAAAAAAGATATCATTTTTCTTAATGATATCAATATGCCTATCTACAATATTTGTAAAACAGCATTCCATTATAGATGTTATATATGGCACTTTACTGGCTGCAATATTCTATATTCCCCTGTATGCCATACCCAATATAAAACTCTACAAATCATACAACAAAAAATTCTATAGTCTTTTGGACATATTCAAGATAGCAGTTAATTACAAACCTTTTCCATATGACTAG
- a CDS encoding alpha/beta hydrolase yields the protein MYKETFNFKASDGLDIFVYKWSPDGDRQGKAVVQIAHGMAETAGRYESFAKSLTDDGYIVYANDHRGHGKTAKSLDEVGYIGPDGFNRMVLDMKELTKFIRNVENPNFPLFLFGHSMGSFLSQRYISLYGKDIQGVILSGTSCNPGPIVNIGIRMAQKEMDKNGPKAKSPRLNDMSFGGYNKKFSPNRTDFDWLSRDENEVDKYIKDPYCGGIFTTSFYYDFLSGMKEIFKKENMGNVPKDLPIYIFGGDKDPVGKMGKGVPKLVKAYKGLGIKDVSYKLYKDGRHEMLNEINRDEVVRDILVWLASHMEKVCN from the coding sequence ATGTATAAAGAAACCTTTAATTTTAAGGCATCAGATGGATTAGACATATTTGTATACAAGTGGTCACCGGATGGCGATAGGCAGGGCAAGGCTGTTGTGCAGATAGCCCATGGTATGGCGGAGACGGCAGGGAGATATGAGTCCTTTGCAAAAAGTCTCACAGATGACGGATATATAGTATATGCCAATGATCACAGAGGCCATGGCAAGACGGCTAAAAGTTTGGATGAAGTAGGTTATATAGGTCCTGATGGTTTTAATCGTATGGTATTAGATATGAAAGAACTCACCAAATTTATTCGAAATGTGGAAAATCCTAATTTCCCCTTATTTCTTTTTGGACATAGTATGGGCTCATTTTTATCACAGCGCTATATTTCTCTTTATGGAAAAGATATTCAAGGAGTTATATTATCAGGCACATCATGCAACCCAGGGCCCATTGTGAATATAGGTATACGTATGGCCCAAAAGGAAATGGACAAAAATGGTCCAAAGGCAAAGAGCCCACGTTTAAACGATATGAGTTTTGGAGGATATAATAAAAAATTCAGCCCAAATAGAACTGATTTTGACTGGTTAAGTAGAGATGAAAATGAAGTAGATAAATATATAAAGGATCCATATTGTGGTGGTATATTTACTACAAGCTTCTATTATGATTTTCTAAGTGGTATGAAGGAGATATTTAAGAAAGAAAATATGGGAAATGTACCAAAGGATTTGCCAATATATATATTTGGGGGAGACAAGGATCCTGTAGGTAAGATGGGAAAAGGTGTTCCGAAGCTTGTGAAGGCATATAAAGGACTTGGTATAAAGGATGTAAGCTATAAATTGTACAAGGATGGCAGGCATGAGATGTTGAATGAAATAAACAGGGATGAAGTAGTAAGGGACATTCTGGTATGGCTGGCTAGTCATATGGAAAAGGTTTGTAATTAA
- the gltX gene encoding glutamate--tRNA ligase, producing MNEVRTRFAPSPTGYMHIGNLRTALYAYLIAKKHNGKFILRIEDTDQGRYVEGAVDVIYNTLNIVGMKHDEGPDIGGPYGPYVQSERQDIYKEYAQKLVESGDAYYCFCTKERLENLRHDCEARKMPFKYDGYCRSLSKAEIEDRIANGEEYVIRQRIPDRGVTTFKDEVYGKIAVENETLDDNILIKSDGMPTYNFANVVDDHLMGITHVVRGSEYLSSTPKYNLLYKAFGWEIPNYIHLPLIMKDNGKKLSKREGDASFEDFYNKGYLKEAIINYIALLGWSPGTEQEVFTLDELIQAFSIKGLNKSSAIFDPNKLRWMNGEHIRRKSLEEFHELALPYYKEVIKDADIDPMKLSKLLHVRTEVLSEIPENIDFVEKLPEYDVDLYVHKKMKTNLENSKEALIRAYDVLEKLDKWEEEIIHDILMDLVKDMGVKNGQVLWPVRTALSGKKFTPGGAIELAGLLGKEETLRRLRIGIDKLSK from the coding sequence ATGAACGAGGTAAGGACTAGATTTGCCCCAAGCCCTACAGGTTATATGCATATAGGTAACCTTAGGACAGCTCTCTATGCATATCTTATAGCAAAAAAGCACAATGGAAAATTTATATTGAGAATAGAGGATACCGATCAGGGTCGTTATGTAGAAGGGGCTGTTGATGTTATATATAATACCTTGAATATAGTAGGTATGAAGCATGATGAAGGTCCCGATATAGGAGGGCCATACGGACCATATGTGCAGAGTGAGAGACAGGATATATACAAGGAATATGCTCAAAAATTGGTAGAATCGGGAGATGCATATTACTGTTTTTGTACTAAGGAAAGACTTGAAAATCTGCGCCATGACTGCGAGGCTAGGAAGATGCCCTTTAAGTATGATGGGTATTGTAGAAGCCTAAGTAAGGCTGAGATAGAGGATCGCATAGCAAATGGTGAAGAGTATGTCATAAGGCAACGCATACCCGATAGGGGGGTTACTACTTTTAAGGATGAGGTATATGGCAAGATTGCCGTGGAAAATGAAACACTAGATGACAATATACTTATAAAATCAGATGGTATGCCCACATATAATTTTGCCAACGTAGTAGATGACCATCTTATGGGTATTACACACGTAGTAAGGGGAAGTGAATATCTATCATCTACACCAAAGTATAATCTACTTTATAAGGCATTTGGATGGGAAATACCAAATTATATACATTTGCCCCTTATAATGAAGGATAATGGGAAAAAGCTTAGTAAACGTGAAGGGGATGCTTCTTTTGAAGATTTTTATAATAAGGGCTATTTAAAAGAGGCTATTATAAACTATATAGCACTTTTAGGCTGGAGTCCGGGGACGGAACAGGAAGTATTTACGCTTGATGAGCTTATACAGGCATTTTCTATAAAAGGACTCAATAAATCTTCTGCTATATTTGATCCTAATAAATTAAGATGGATGAATGGGGAACATATAAGACGAAAATCATTAGAAGAGTTCCACGAATTAGCCCTTCCCTATTATAAAGAAGTAATAAAAGATGCTGATATAGATCCTATGAAACTTAGTAAGCTTTTACATGTAAGAACAGAGGTATTGAGCGAAATACCTGAGAATATAGATTTTGTAGAAAAATTACCAGAGTATGATGTGGACTTATACGTTCATAAGAAGATGAAGACCAACCTTGAAAATTCAAAGGAGGCCCTTATAAGGGCGTATGATGTTCTGGAGAAACTGGATAAATGGGAAGAAGAGATCATACATGATATTCTAATGGATTTGGTAAAGGATATGGGTGTAAAAAATGGTCAGGTATTGTGGCCCGTACGTACGGCATTATCAGGCAAGAAGTTTACGCCAGGCGGGGCTATTGAACTGGCTGGGCTACTTGGGAAGGAAGAAACTTTAAGAAGACTAAGGATAGGTATAGACAAGCTTTCGAAATGA
- the nadE gene encoding NAD(+) synthase: MIKERLVIQNPHDTCKKLEDFIGTSMEKSHKAGCILGISGGLDSALVAYLAVRAVGKENVMGIFMPERDTSKKSYNDARMLADVLGISFKEIDIKPILRKIGVYGLEPPAFYVPRSFQEKYVYNKNKKLSRDNEPTFLRMLKGGEGDRELQKHIAYINTKHRIRMTYLYYYGEINNYMVLGTANKSEYMTGFFVKYGDAAADIQPLLPFYKTQIIELSKAIMVPDSIINKAPAPDLMPGMGDEDVLGISYESLDMAIAGLE; encoded by the coding sequence ATGATAAAGGAGAGGTTGGTTATACAAAATCCCCATGATACATGCAAAAAGCTTGAAGATTTTATAGGAACAAGCATGGAAAAATCCCATAAGGCCGGCTGCATACTGGGCATAAGTGGAGGATTAGATTCAGCACTGGTTGCATACTTAGCAGTAAGGGCTGTAGGCAAGGAGAATGTAATGGGCATATTCATGCCTGAACGGGATACTAGCAAGAAAAGCTACAACGATGCTAGGATGCTTGCAGATGTGCTTGGTATATCATTTAAAGAGATAGATATAAAGCCCATACTAAGGAAGATAGGGGTATACGGCCTTGAGCCTCCCGCCTTCTACGTGCCTAGATCTTTTCAGGAAAAGTATGTATACAATAAAAATAAAAAGTTATCTAGGGATAATGAGCCCACATTCTTGCGCATGCTAAAGGGTGGAGAAGGGGATAGGGAGCTCCAAAAGCATATAGCATATATAAATACAAAACATCGTATACGCATGACATACCTGTATTACTACGGGGAGATAAATAACTATATGGTTCTTGGTACTGCCAATAAGAGCGAGTATATGACTGGGTTTTTTGTTAAATATGGAGATGCGGCAGCGGATATACAACCACTCCTGCCTTTCTATAAAACTCAGATAATAGAATTATCAAAGGCCATTATGGTGCCGGATAGTATAATAAACAAGGCTCCCGCCCCGGATCTTATGCCTGGCATGGGAGATGAGGATGTTTTAGGTATATCTTACGAAAGTTTGGATATGGCCATTGCTGGACTTGAATAG
- the argS gene encoding arginine--tRNA ligase — MFDVKEIVANSLAPLIPSFNKNSLYDMLEYPPNPEMGDVALPCFKLSKVYKKAPALIADELLKNIPQSEYFEKVEAVSGYLNFFINKSLFIKTVIGEILDKDTKYGASDIGNGKNVVIDYSAPNIAKPFHVGHLRSTSIGNALYKIFEFMGYNCIGVNHLGDWGTQFGKLIVAYKKWGDAKRIEQNGIKELMDIYVRFHTEAEKDPTLDDEARAWFAKMEHGDEEALKLWQWFKDISLKEFKRIYDLMGIKFDSYAGESFYNDKMEAVIEELKEKDLLKESQGAMIVDLDEYDMPPCMILKKDGSSLYATRDIAAAIYRKNEYNFDKCIYVTAAAQALHFKQWFKVVELMEYDWAKDLVHVPFGLVSLGGEKLATRKGKVVLLEDILNKAMEKTLETIEAKNPNLEGKEEIAREMGVGAVIFSDLSANRIKDVSFSWDEILNFDGETGPYVQYTHARACSVLKKADEEVNSAFNSELLDSKEEYQLAKTLKLFPERVIQAMEDLEPSIITRYLVDLAQAFNRFYNTHSILVDDNDLRTARLAMVKSTKITLANGLKLIGLSTPERV; from the coding sequence ATGTTTGACGTAAAGGAGATAGTAGCAAACTCTTTAGCTCCCCTTATTCCGTCTTTCAATAAAAACAGCTTATACGATATGCTGGAGTACCCTCCAAACCCTGAAATGGGGGATGTGGCTCTACCTTGCTTTAAATTGAGCAAGGTATATAAAAAAGCTCCTGCTTTGATAGCAGATGAGCTTTTAAAAAATATACCCCAATCAGAATATTTTGAAAAGGTGGAGGCGGTATCCGGTTATTTAAACTTCTTTATAAATAAGTCCCTTTTTATTAAGACAGTAATAGGGGAGATATTAGATAAGGACACGAAATATGGTGCCAGTGATATTGGAAATGGCAAAAATGTTGTAATAGACTACTCAGCACCAAATATTGCAAAACCATTTCACGTGGGACATTTAAGATCTACTTCAATAGGTAATGCTCTATATAAAATATTTGAATTTATGGGCTATAACTGCATTGGAGTAAACCACTTAGGCGATTGGGGTACACAATTCGGCAAGCTTATAGTCGCCTATAAAAAGTGGGGAGATGCAAAAAGGATAGAACAAAATGGTATAAAGGAACTTATGGATATATACGTAAGATTCCATACAGAAGCAGAAAAGGATCCTACTTTAGATGATGAAGCAAGGGCATGGTTTGCCAAGATGGAACATGGAGATGAAGAAGCCCTAAAACTTTGGCAATGGTTTAAGGATATAAGCCTTAAGGAATTCAAAAGGATATATGACCTTATGGGGATAAAATTTGATTCCTATGCCGGAGAAAGCTTCTATAATGACAAGATGGAAGCTGTAATAGAAGAATTAAAGGAAAAGGATCTCCTAAAGGAAAGCCAGGGGGCTATGATAGTAGATCTAGATGAATACGATATGCCACCTTGCATGATATTAAAAAAAGATGGCAGTTCATTATATGCTACTCGTGATATAGCTGCTGCCATATACAGAAAAAACGAATATAATTTTGATAAATGTATATATGTAACAGCTGCTGCCCAAGCGCTGCATTTTAAACAGTGGTTTAAAGTGGTAGAGCTTATGGAATATGATTGGGCAAAGGATCTGGTTCATGTACCATTTGGCCTAGTAAGTCTAGGAGGCGAAAAGCTGGCCACCCGCAAGGGAAAGGTAGTGCTCTTGGAGGATATACTAAATAAGGCCATGGAAAAGACGCTTGAAACCATAGAAGCTAAAAATCCAAACCTAGAAGGCAAGGAAGAAATAGCTAGGGAAATGGGTGTAGGCGCTGTTATATTCAGTGATCTAAGTGCCAACAGAATAAAGGACGTATCCTTTTCATGGGATGAGATATTAAACTTTGACGGAGAAACGGGACCATATGTACAGTATACCCATGCAAGGGCATGCAGCGTACTAAAAAAGGCCGATGAAGAGGTTAATAGTGCATTTAACAGTGAACTGTTAGATTCCAAAGAAGAATACCAATTGGCAAAGACACTTAAACTTTTCCCTGAAAGGGTAATACAGGCCATGGAGGACCTAGAGCCTTCCATAATAACCAGGTATTTAGTGGATTTAGCACAGGCATTTAACAGATTTTATAATACCCACTCCATACTAGTGGATGACAATGATTTAAGGACAGCCCGTCTAGCTATGGTAAAATCCACAAAGATCACATTGGCGAACGGCCTTAAGCTCATAGGCCTAAGCACACCTGAAAGGGTTTAA
- a CDS encoding undecaprenyldiphospho-muramoylpentapeptide beta-N-acetylglucosaminyltransferase — protein sequence MDRIVLTGGGTAGHVTPNIALIPHLIEKGYEIHYIGTKNGIEHNLISQYNNVTYHSVQSGKLRRYRDIKNLTDPFKVIYGVGQSASIIRKLKPSIVFSKGGFVSVPVVIGAWMNHIPVIVHESDITPGLANKIATKFAKKVCTTFPETVDHFKDGKAEYTGTPIRRELLEGSAKKGLEICQFNGQKPVLMIMGGSLGAVAVNNCIRDIIKKLINKFDVIHICGKGNIDEKYNDLQGYAQFEYVSDDLPHLMAAADIIVSRAGANSIYEFLALKKPCLLIPLPLSASRGDQILNAKSFEKQGFSKVLMQEDMNIDTLYISILDLYNNKNKYIQAMSKQDHANSLDKILSIIDQYAKE from the coding sequence TTGGATAGAATAGTGCTTACAGGTGGAGGAACTGCAGGGCATGTAACACCAAACATTGCCCTTATCCCCCATTTGATAGAAAAAGGATATGAGATCCATTATATAGGTACAAAAAATGGTATAGAACATAACCTCATATCCCAATATAATAATGTTACATATCATTCTGTACAATCAGGTAAATTGAGAAGATACAGGGATATAAAAAATCTTACCGACCCTTTTAAGGTTATATATGGGGTAGGCCAGTCGGCCAGTATAATACGAAAATTAAAGCCCAGCATAGTATTTTCAAAGGGTGGTTTTGTATCGGTACCGGTAGTTATAGGTGCATGGATGAACCATATACCGGTAATAGTGCACGAATCGGATATAACACCTGGACTTGCTAATAAAATAGCAACTAAATTTGCCAAAAAGGTATGCACAACCTTTCCTGAAACAGTAGATCATTTTAAGGATGGAAAGGCTGAATACACTGGCACCCCCATAAGGCGGGAGCTATTAGAGGGAAGTGCCAAAAAGGGCCTTGAAATATGTCAATTTAACGGACAAAAACCGGTACTCATGATAATGGGTGGGAGTTTAGGGGCAGTAGCTGTGAATAACTGCATAAGGGATATCATAAAAAAACTTATTAACAAATTTGATGTTATCCACATATGTGGAAAAGGTAATATAGATGAAAAATACAACGACCTTCAAGGTTATGCACAGTTTGAATACGTATCAGATGACCTTCCACATTTGATGGCTGCAGCCGATATTATAGTCTCAAGGGCGGGAGCCAATTCCATATACGAGTTTTTAGCCCTTAAAAAGCCTTGTCTTTTAATACCTCTGCCCCTAAGTGCCAGCAGAGGGGATCAGATTTTAAATGCAAAATCCTTTGAAAAACAGGGCTTCAGCAAGGTTTTAATGCAGGAAGATATGAATATAGATACTTTATATATATCTATATTAGATCTTTATAATAATAAAAATAAATATATACAGGCAATGTCAAAACAAGATCACGCAAATAGCCTGGATAAAATACTTAGTATAATAGATCAATACGCAAAAGAGTAG
- a CDS encoding ABC transporter ATP-binding protein: MGRYDLIKDFVKRHKWKYILGICFILGVDILQLIFPKLLGYITDELQKSNIDMKMISKYILFLLGIALGVMICRYLFRIFIFGTEKKLDYELRKKLFDHLLTLSPSFYNTHKTGDLMAHATNDVNAVRMAMGTGVLLSTDTLFLTISVLVIMFKTIDVKLTFMVLIPLLSIGILSIFFGKVVHKRFTAVQEAFSGLTDKVQETLSGIRVVKSFVQEEYEKANFEEVSTNAFDKNMKMAKLWGAALPFAQFVATISFIIMIGYGGIKVMYGDISLGDFIAFNTYLGMLVWPMMAFGWVISLIQRGLASLDRLNSIMCIKPEITDKEAGDIRKIQGHILFDNLTFSYMNDDKPVLKNINLDIPSGSTLAITGGTGSGKTTLVNLILRMYEGYISGNIYIDGHELKKIPLSALRRNIGYVPQDNFLFSSTLKENIAFGNIDASMEDIEQSTKIAQVYDDILSFPEGFDTIVGERGVTLSGGQKQRVSIARAIILDPKILIMDDALSAVDTQTEEIILNNLKNILAKRTSIIIAHRISTIENADNIIFLEGGEIVEQGTHEELLALKGKYYDLYQRQLLEEQVEEA, encoded by the coding sequence ATGGGTAGATATGACCTTATAAAGGACTTTGTAAAAAGACATAAATGGAAATACATATTAGGTATATGTTTTATTCTTGGCGTTGATATATTACAGCTTATATTTCCAAAGCTATTGGGCTATATAACCGATGAACTGCAAAAAAGCAATATAGATATGAAAATGATATCAAAATACATACTATTTCTACTGGGTATAGCATTAGGGGTCATGATATGCAGGTATCTATTTAGAATATTTATATTTGGCACAGAGAAAAAACTAGATTACGAGCTTAGAAAAAAATTATTTGATCATCTTTTAACCCTGTCCCCTTCATTTTATAATACGCATAAGACCGGAGATCTTATGGCCCATGCTACAAACGATGTAAATGCCGTACGCATGGCTATGGGTACTGGTGTGCTCCTTAGCACAGACACCCTATTCCTTACCATATCAGTACTTGTAATAATGTTTAAAACTATAGATGTAAAATTAACATTCATGGTTTTGATACCTCTATTGTCAATAGGTATTCTATCTATATTCTTTGGCAAAGTAGTACATAAGCGATTTACCGCCGTACAGGAGGCCTTTTCCGGCCTCACCGATAAGGTACAGGAAACCTTATCAGGTATTAGGGTAGTAAAATCCTTTGTACAGGAAGAATATGAAAAGGCGAATTTTGAAGAGGTAAGCACTAATGCATTCGATAAAAATATGAAGATGGCAAAACTTTGGGGTGCTGCCCTTCCCTTTGCACAATTTGTAGCCACTATAAGCTTTATAATAATGATCGGATACGGTGGCATTAAAGTTATGTATGGAGATATTTCCCTTGGGGACTTTATAGCATTTAACACCTATCTTGGTATGCTAGTATGGCCCATGATGGCCTTTGGTTGGGTAATAAGCTTAATCCAAAGGGGATTAGCATCCCTTGATAGATTAAATAGTATAATGTGCATAAAACCGGAGATAACAGATAAGGAGGCTGGTGACATAAGGAAGATACAAGGTCATATACTATTTGATAATCTCACTTTTTCATATATGAACGATGATAAACCGGTATTGAAAAACATAAACCTTGATATACCTTCCGGCAGCACCCTTGCAATAACCGGTGGTACTGGCAGTGGCAAAACCACACTGGTAAACCTCATACTCCGTATGTATGAAGGATATATATCAGGCAATATCTATATAGATGGGCATGAATTAAAGAAAATACCACTATCCGCACTTCGGAGGAATATAGGATATGTACCGCAGGATAATTTTTTATTCTCTTCTACACTCAAGGAGAATATCGCATTCGGAAATATAGATGCCAGCATGGAAGATATAGAACAATCAACTAAAATAGCACAGGTATATGACGATATATTATCTTTTCCAGAAGGTTTTGATACGATAGTAGGGGAGAGGGGTGTCACATTATCAGGTGGTCAAAAACAGCGTGTATCAATAGCCAGGGCAATAATACTAGATCCCAAAATCCTTATAATGGACGATGCCCTCTCAGCTGTGGACACTCAAACAGAAGAAATAATACTAAATAACCTCAAAAATATACTTGCTAAAAGAACAAGCATAATAATAGCCCATAGAATATCCACTATAGAAAATGCAGATAATATAATCTTTTTAGAAGGCGGGGAAATAGTAGAACAGGGGACCCATGAGGAACTTTTAGCATTAAAGGGCAAATACTATGACCTATATCAAAGGCAGCTTCTAGAAGAACAGGTAGAAGAGGCTTAG
- a CDS encoding ABC transporter ATP-binding protein — MDNYEMEEQMEKGYDRALMKRLLKFAKPYWHLILISILLLLVLTVGDLARPYFIKMAIDDHINVYGRQYMVFDKGKGPQKGIIFDNKEWVQLDKKNNTNIDGGKIYAFLQYGKDAYMVEGELPKDKQDISIIQKNQAYYIKTPDKEISAIPIPKDNLKLFRAPDVEALKKLAIIFLILIIVILIINYIQVILLQYTGQRIIYDMRNQIFSHLLNLSLSFYDKNPVGKLVTRITNDTETLNEMYTGVLVNMFKDIFMLIGIIVIMFRINTKLALISMASMPVIVLITIVFRTKARKAHREVRTQLSKINTFLSEHISGMRIIQIFNQEKRKQGEFNDVNNKYYDASMRETKLFAIFRPAMEMIYSLALALLVWYGARNILKGEIQFGVLFAFISYLQMFFQPINDMTEKYNIMQSAMAASEKIFYLLDQDDIIPQIQNPVHINKINGKIEFQNVWFAYEDEDWVLRDVSFTINPGEAVAFVGATGAGKTSIISLICRFYDIQKGRILIDGIPIQDISLDDLRKNIGVVLQDVFLFTGDIESNIRLNNQNISQENIVEISKYVNADTFIEKLPNKYEEKVMERGSTLSSGQRQLLAFARALAFNPSILVLDEATANIDTETEMLIQEALAKLIKGRTTIAIAHRLSTIQHADKIIVLHKGKIREMGNHEELLKQKGLYYRLYELQYKNHKKDEVV; from the coding sequence ATGGATAATTACGAAATGGAAGAACAGATGGAAAAGGGATATGACAGAGCCCTTATGAAACGTCTTTTAAAATTTGCCAAGCCATATTGGCATCTAATACTTATATCCATACTGCTTTTATTGGTACTTACTGTAGGTGATCTTGCAAGACCTTACTTCATAAAGATGGCTATAGATGACCATATAAATGTCTATGGAAGACAATATATGGTCTTTGATAAAGGAAAAGGGCCACAAAAAGGCATTATATTTGATAATAAGGAATGGGTCCAGCTTGACAAAAAAAATAACACTAATATAGATGGTGGGAAAATATATGCATTTTTACAATATGGTAAAGACGCATATATGGTGGAAGGTGAATTACCAAAGGATAAACAGGATATATCCATAATACAAAAAAATCAAGCATACTATATAAAAACTCCTGACAAAGAAATTTCTGCAATTCCTATCCCTAAAGATAACTTAAAACTATTTAGAGCTCCTGATGTGGAAGCACTAAAAAAACTCGCTATAATCTTTTTGATCCTCATAATTGTGATTTTGATAATAAACTACATACAGGTAATTTTACTCCAGTATACTGGCCAAAGGATAATATATGATATGAGAAATCAAATATTTTCCCACCTATTGAATCTATCCCTATCTTTTTATGATAAAAACCCAGTGGGAAAATTAGTAACCCGTATAACAAATGATACAGAGACTTTAAATGAGATGTATACAGGAGTACTTGTAAATATGTTTAAAGACATCTTTATGTTGATAGGCATAATAGTCATAATGTTTAGGATAAATACCAAACTGGCGCTTATAAGTATGGCATCCATGCCAGTTATAGTATTGATAACCATTGTATTTAGAACAAAGGCCCGAAAGGCCCATAGGGAGGTACGTACACAGCTGTCTAAAATAAATACGTTCTTATCCGAACATATATCGGGTATGCGTATAATACAGATATTCAATCAAGAAAAAAGAAAACAAGGGGAGTTTAACGATGTAAATAATAAATATTATGATGCATCCATGAGGGAGACTAAGCTATTTGCCATATTTCGTCCTGCCATGGAGATGATATATTCCCTTGCATTGGCCCTTCTTGTATGGTATGGCGCTAGAAATATACTAAAGGGTGAAATACAATTTGGTGTACTCTTTGCATTTATAAGTTATCTGCAGATGTTTTTTCAACCGATAAATGATATGACTGAAAAATATAATATAATGCAATCTGCCATGGCAGCATCTGAAAAGATATTTTATCTATTAGATCAAGATGATATAATTCCGCAAATACAAAATCCTGTGCATATTAATAAGATTAACGGTAAAATAGAATTTCAAAATGTATGGTTTGCTTATGAGGATGAGGATTGGGTACTAAGGGATGTAAGTTTTACGATAAATCCAGGTGAAGCAGTGGCATTTGTCGGTGCTACCGGTGCAGGCAAAACATCTATAATAAGCCTTATATGTAGATTTTATGATATACAAAAAGGACGCATACTCATAGATGGCATTCCGATTCAAGATATTTCCCTAGATGATTTAAGAAAGAACATAGGTGTAGTTCTACAGGATGTATTTCTTTTTACCGGTGATATAGAGTCTAATATTCGCCTAAATAACCAAAATATTTCCCAGGAAAATATCGTAGAAATATCTAAATACGTAAATGCGGATACATTTATAGAAAAACTGCCAAATAAATATGAAGAAAAGGTAATGGAGAGGGGATCGACATTATCTTCTGGTCAAAGACAGCTATTAGCTTTTGCACGAGCTTTGGCATTTAATCCATCCATATTGGTACTAGACGAAGCCACGGCCAATATAGATACGGAAACGGAAATGCTTATACAAGAGGCACTAGCAAAGCTCATAAAGGGACGTACTACCATTGCCATAGCCCACAGACTATCTACAATACAACACGCTGACAAGATAATAGTACTCCATAAAGGTAAAATACGTGAGATGGGCAACCATGAAGAATTGTTAAAACAGAAAGGTCTCTATTACAGGCTTTATGAATTGCAATATAAAAATCACAAAAAAGATGAAGTTGTATAA
- a CDS encoding recombinase family protein: MLRRSCVEIDNKPAAVTRFRVWRIAIYIRLSKEDLDKKDESESVSNQKEIIKEHIASFDDGNEYIIVDYYIDDGISGTTDDE; the protein is encoded by the coding sequence ATGCTACGCAGAAGTTGTGTAGAAATTGACAACAAGCCCGCAGCAGTAACAAGATTTCGGGTTTGGAGAATTGCAATTTATATCCGCCTATCAAAAGAAGATTTAGACAAAAAAGACGAATCGGAAAGTGTATCGAATCAGAAAGAAATCATCAAGGAGCATATCGCCAGTTTTGATGATGGGAACGAATACATAATTGTTGACTATTATATTGACGATGGTATTTCCGGTACTACAGACGATGAATAG